A stretch of DNA from Halobacteriovorax vibrionivorans:
ACTTGAAGAAGTTATGCGTGGGAAGCAATTAGAGCGTGCGACAAATGGTTACTATGTCTCACCTTCAATTCATTACGCAGATAAGCTAATTCCAAATAGCCATTTCCTTGCAAATGAAATTTTTGGTCCAAACTGTACCTTTGTAAGTTATGACGATTTTGATGAGGCCATCAATATTGCCAACTCTACAGAGTATGGACTAGCAGCTTCAGTCTTCACTAAAGATGCTGCAAAATTTCAACATGCAGTTAATAATATTGATGCGGGACTTGTTAACCTAAACCGCGCAACTGTTGGAGCAAATTCAAAGCTTCCTTTTGGTGGCGTTAAAAACTCTGGTAATTATCGACCTGCCGCTGTTTCGACAGTTGATCATTGTGTTTATCAACTAGCAACATTAGAAATTGAAGAAACTAGTGCAAAAGGAAATATTAAAGGATTAAAAGAAGATTAATAATGTTTCTTATTTACAAGAACGCCGGTCGAAGAGTTCTGTGAAAGGTCTCTTCGATTTTTGCGTTCTTGTTCTAAATCAACAACAGAGTTTTTTGCATATAAATCGAGAACTTCCTTCCCTTTTATTTTTGTATAAACATTCTTAAAGCGCTCTTTTTCATTAATGATAAAAGTTGTAGTCTCAACAGGCTTGGCACCTGGGTGAACTTTATGTGATTCGAATTTTACCTTAGTTATAAAGTTATTAATGAATTGATGAACTCTATGTCCAGTGAAGACCTCACCTTGATCAAGGCCATCAATAGTTAGATCTGCAACAGCTTCCTCTTGTCCCGGGAAAGGAATAATCTTGGCCATTCCAGAAGGCGTATAAGTAATTTCCTGCCCTTGATTATGACTAATTAAGAGATTAGTTAACGTATCCTTTGCATCCATATCACCGAAGGTTGTTAAATCAGTAACTTCTTCTGGAGTTATGATACGTAGTAAATGTCTAATAAGGTTTGATTGTTCCATCATTTCCTATATTTTACACCAAAGTCTGACTCAACTTATCGGCTTTTCAAAAAAAAAAATTAGCAAATTTAATTGAGATACAATAATTTCAAACACTTAACTCATTGATAAATAATTTTCCCATAAAAGAAAATATTTACAATTTAAAAAAATAGGATTATAAAATTAACTACTTAAGATTGCTGGGATGTGGCGCAGCGGTAGCGCAGTAGACTGTTAATCTATTGGTCGCGAGTTCGAATCTCGCCATCCCAGCCATTTTTCATACCGAAACTCCATGAAACAATTCAATCAATTCATTCAAAATAATAACTCTTTCAAAGAGTCTTATTTAGAAACACTTGCACTTTATCGTGAAGATGCATCTAGTGATGTAGAAGAGAGCAATGAGTATTTGTCTCAAAGATTTCAAGACTTCTATAAAGAGGCCATCTTTTCAACTAAACTCGACTCATATTCAAACTTAAATTTTTACTGGTTTAATCTGATAGAAGCATTAATTGAGATCATTTCTTACCATTCAGAATTTGAAGTAGGCCAAGACTACGAAATGAGTGAATCAGAAGATGCTATATTTAATTTCTGGCACGATAGCAATCTTGCAAAGTCTTTTTTGAATTCACTTAGTGAGACAAAAGACCTCTTAGCTGAATCAAAAAAGCTTGTTCATATTTTAGAAGATAATATTATTTCATTTTTTAAAATACATATCCTAGAAGAAGTCGACCAAGAGCTGCGCTATTTGAATGTACCTGAGCTTGGTGATGACAATATATCAGTATATCAAAACGGTAACCGTATACTATTTGATAAACTAGAAGATAAAGTCCTTGCTCATATCAATGAAAATTCTAAAAACAAGCACGCTCTAAGTACGAAGATCGATGACTTAACTATAATCTTCTACTCCGACCTTGAAGATTCATCATCTTTAATGACAGAGAAAATAGCAAAGGCTTACGAAAGATTAAGAAAGTATACTCCTGATTTATTTGAGGTATTTAAAACTTTTACGAATAATATTATACCGATTAAAGAAAAGGGAATTGTCAGCTACTCAATGCAAACACTTCCAGGATACTCATCAATCAATACATTTGACCGTGATGATATAGATCTAATGGATGACCTTCTTCATGAAAATGGACACCATGTTCTAAATAGCTATTTAAATCAGAATGAGCTCTTAGAGGAGCTTGAAGAAAAAATCTATTATAGCCCTTGGCGTAGGGCCTTAAGGCCAATTAGAGGTATATACCACGCTTATATGACCTTTTATTGGGCCCTTGAACTATTCTCATCGCTTTCAAAACAAACAGAACACGACTTCACAGAGAATGAATTTAAAAAAATACAAGAGAGAGCAATTGAAGAATATTATATGCTCGTATTTTGTGAACTTGATTTAGAGAAGGCTTATAAAGAAGAGATTATTTCAACTGAAGGCCATGAAATCTATCTTGTTTTTAAAGAAATGGTTGCCTCACACCGTAATCATATTTTGAATCTAGAAAAAAAGATAAACTCTGACTCAATTGAGAATATTAAAAACGAGTTACTAGCTGCAAGAAGTGAGTATTACTAAACCTTCCTTAAAACCTTAGACTTAATTGTTTGCATCTCATTTGCAGGCATAAGCTCTCCTTGAGAAGTTGCAATCGGTATTCCTTTTTCAATTACTTCTAAGCATTGCTCATATTTCTCTTCACTAAAGAGTATTTTTGACTTTAGTAAGTAGGCTACAGAATATTTAGGATTTTCATTTAATACTACTTCTAAATGCTTTAGTGCCTTTTCAAATTTTTCATTATTAAAATGAATATCAGCTAATCCAAAGTTTGCAACAACATCATTTTCATCAATGGCCAAAACCTTATTAAACATTTCAAAACGACGGGCACGTTCTTCTTTTTCCGCTCTTTCTTGTTCCTCTTTCGCTTTCTTCGCTTTAGCTTCATCACCGAAACGCTTGAAAGAAGCAACTGTTGCAAGGGCCTTTTCTTCCTCGGCCTCTTCTATTTTTCCAAGCTTCATTAAATATAAGGATTTATTGGTATGTGCCATAACAGAGCTTTCATCAACCGCTAATAACTCATCCATAACATCAATGGCCATCTGG
This window harbors:
- a CDS encoding aKG-HExxH-type peptide beta-hydroxylase, whose amino-acid sequence is MKQFNQFIQNNNSFKESYLETLALYREDASSDVEESNEYLSQRFQDFYKEAIFSTKLDSYSNLNFYWFNLIEALIEIISYHSEFEVGQDYEMSESEDAIFNFWHDSNLAKSFLNSLSETKDLLAESKKLVHILEDNIISFFKIHILEEVDQELRYLNVPELGDDNISVYQNGNRILFDKLEDKVLAHINENSKNKHALSTKIDDLTIIFYSDLEDSSSLMTEKIAKAYERLRKYTPDLFEVFKTFTNNIIPIKEKGIVSYSMQTLPGYSSINTFDRDDIDLMDDLLHENGHHVLNSYLNQNELLEELEEKIYYSPWRRALRPIRGIYHAYMTFYWALELFSSLSKQTEHDFTENEFKKIQERAIEEYYMLVFCELDLEKAYKEEIISTEGHEIYLVFKEMVASHRNHILNLEKKINSDSIENIKNELLAARSEYY